A stretch of Candidatus Sphingomonas phytovorans DNA encodes these proteins:
- a CDS encoding acyltransferase: MTSKEPLARRLFAPVRGEGRHFFLIDLVRGFAALAVVIFHYQNFAIPAGSIEQVLVVRDAMPWRTLLWPIYDFGLFAVQLFWLISGFVFTGVYVGHAHTTRYFVASRIARLYPLHLITLLVVAGLQFGRLGTLGNFAIYQANDTYHFVLHLFMASDWGFQRAPSFNAPIWSVSLEILIYAIFWLIASRLYRFGLIGPFALAGAFAMGSIFNFPGTLFWQCGFYFFLGSAAHCAYIVAGKKSRWLAIPGIAGLGLVAALLVVHPAIGVPKLMPAILPSLFLIICSVESSHLVLPKWARAIGDMTYGVYLWHVPLMLTAMLVLDGIIGSRRIVLQPGFLIAYAAVIALIGALSFYLIERPAKRALMRLLEGGMARKRQGI; the protein is encoded by the coding sequence GTGACGTCGAAGGAGCCTCTCGCCAGGCGCTTGTTCGCGCCAGTTCGCGGCGAAGGTCGGCACTTTTTCTTGATCGATCTCGTGCGTGGGTTCGCAGCCTTGGCCGTCGTTATTTTCCACTATCAGAATTTCGCAATACCGGCTGGTTCGATCGAGCAGGTTCTAGTGGTGCGTGATGCTATGCCTTGGCGAACCCTCTTGTGGCCAATATACGATTTTGGTCTCTTTGCAGTACAGCTATTCTGGCTAATTTCTGGTTTCGTATTCACTGGGGTTTATGTTGGCCATGCTCATACAACCCGTTATTTTGTAGCGAGCAGAATCGCCCGCCTTTATCCACTTCACCTGATCACACTTCTCGTGGTTGCGGGTCTCCAGTTTGGTCGACTTGGTACCTTGGGTAATTTCGCAATCTATCAGGCGAACGATACCTATCATTTTGTACTGCATCTTTTCATGGCTTCTGACTGGGGGTTTCAGCGAGCGCCCTCATTTAATGCTCCAATCTGGTCGGTCTCACTAGAAATATTGATATACGCCATATTCTGGTTGATAGCGTCTCGGCTTTACCGGTTTGGCCTGATAGGCCCTTTTGCATTGGCAGGCGCTTTCGCGATGGGGAGTATTTTCAATTTTCCGGGTACGTTGTTCTGGCAATGTGGTTTCTATTTCTTCCTCGGATCTGCGGCGCATTGCGCATATATCGTAGCGGGTAAGAAATCTCGCTGGCTTGCCATTCCGGGGATAGCGGGCCTCGGCCTCGTTGCAGCCCTATTGGTTGTGCATCCGGCCATCGGTGTGCCCAAGCTAATGCCGGCGATCCTGCCAAGCCTGTTTTTGATTATTTGCAGTGTCGAATCGTCACATCTGGTCCTGCCGAAATGGGCGCGCGCCATCGGTGATATGACATACGGCGTTTATCTGTGGCATGTCCCGCTAATGTTGACTGCCATGCTCGTCTTGGATGGTATCATTGGGTCGCGCAGGATCGTTTTGCAGCCGGGCTTTTTGATCGCTTATGCCGCTGTCATCGCATTGATCGGCGCGCTGTCATTCTATCTGATCGAGAGGCCAGCCAAGAGGGCGTTGATGCGCTTGCTTGAGGGTGGGATGGCTAGAAAACGCCAAGGAATTTAG
- a CDS encoding LuxR C-terminal-related transcriptional regulator: MGPNRLDGLTARQLQCLRGKWDRKMDKEIAHELGISQRAVEGHLRGAREKLGTASTRAAVLMVAVREGWEGSVEPNRGPSDLPNPGDSGAILFPDEEGPVPASASVRDSWSRSGQRLSPIGAEARWPIPTREGQRNDLSTLQRLAWPFAIATLVMAILFLGFGVVNGAGEFIGTVLNRTF, from the coding sequence ATGGGACCGAATCGACTCGACGGCCTGACCGCCCGCCAGCTGCAATGTCTTCGCGGCAAATGGGATCGGAAGATGGACAAGGAGATCGCGCACGAGCTCGGCATCTCCCAGCGTGCGGTCGAGGGCCATCTGCGCGGCGCGCGCGAGAAGCTCGGTACGGCCTCCACCCGTGCCGCCGTGCTGATGGTCGCCGTGCGGGAGGGGTGGGAGGGTTCGGTTGAACCGAACCGTGGACCGTCCGATCTTCCGAACCCCGGCGATTCCGGCGCAATCCTGTTTCCGGACGAGGAGGGGCCGGTTCCCGCTTCCGCTTCGGTCCGCGACAGCTGGTCCCGGTCGGGCCAGCGATTGTCGCCGATCGGAGCGGAAGCGCGCTGGCCCATCCCAACACGGGAAGGGCAACGCAATGACCTGAGCACGCTTCAGCGACTGGCCTGGCCGTTCGCGATCGCGACACTGGTGATGGCCATTCTTTTTCTGGGTTTCGGTGTGGTCAACGGCGCCGGCGAATTCATCGGCACGGTTCTGAACCGCACATTCTGA
- a CDS encoding NAD(P)-dependent oxidoreductase: MDVGFIGLGQMGSQIARNLIEAGHRVTLWNRSADKAAPLVAAGASLAATPAETARQPVVMSMLADDRALEAVAFGKDGILASGTPTIHVSMSTISVTIADRLASAHREAGQTFVSAPVFGRPLAAAAKKLFVVAAGPAEAVAICQPLFDAVGQRSFNLGETPHKANIVKLSGNFLIMTVIESLAEAMTLAGRYGVDKGMLLDTLTGSVFGGLIYEVYGKVLVEEKYEPAGFTLPLGFKDMSLVAEAAVAAGVPMPMLSLGRDRLIATMARERPELDWASMAKTVEANAGL, from the coding sequence ATGGACGTCGGTTTCATCGGCTTGGGCCAGATGGGCAGCCAGATCGCCCGCAATCTGATCGAGGCGGGACATCGGGTCACCCTGTGGAACCGCAGCGCGGACAAGGCCGCCCCGCTGGTCGCAGCGGGCGCGAGCCTGGCCGCAACGCCCGCCGAAACCGCCCGGCAACCGGTGGTGATGAGCATGCTGGCCGACGACAGGGCGCTTGAGGCAGTGGCCTTCGGCAAGGACGGCATCCTCGCCTCGGGCACGCCGACCATCCATGTCTCGATGAGCACGATCAGCGTCACCATCGCCGACCGGCTGGCCAGCGCCCATCGGGAGGCTGGCCAGACCTTCGTCTCGGCACCGGTCTTCGGCAGGCCGCTGGCGGCGGCCGCGAAGAAGCTGTTCGTGGTCGCGGCCGGCCCGGCCGAGGCAGTCGCGATCTGCCAGCCGTTGTTCGACGCAGTCGGTCAGCGCAGCTTCAATCTGGGCGAGACGCCCCACAAGGCCAATATCGTCAAGCTCAGCGGGAATTTCCTGATCATGACGGTGATCGAATCCCTAGCTGAGGCAATGACGCTCGCAGGGCGCTATGGCGTCGACAAGGGCATGTTGCTCGACACGCTGACCGGCTCGGTCTTCGGCGGGCTGATCTACGAAGTGTACGGCAAGGTGCTGGTCGAGGAGAAGTACGAGCCCGCCGGCTTCACCCTGCCCCTCGGCTTCAAGGACATGAGCCTGGTCGCCGAGGCTGCCGTCGCCGCCGGCGTACCGATGCCGATGCTGTCGCTTGGCCGCGACCGGCTGATCGCCACGATGGCGCGCGAGCGGCCGGAACTCGACTGGGCATCGATGGCGAAGACGGTCGAGGCCAATGCCGGTCTGTGA
- a CDS encoding helix-turn-helix transcriptional regulator, with amino-acid sequence MQDRDLLEGETREVGRRVREQIARRRISRQALADMAKISLSTLEKALSGGRPFTLATTIRLEEALGVTLRPVAPPPAAASNDLAPETMGAYARAAVRWIEGRYLTLRPSFGSPGDIFAYVTTIRWIDEAGHLGFAESQRTDARFEQAGHVSMPNLSGHIYLVTNVAGQHRLVILGRPTIEGALYGVMTTLQVGTGSQLVPVACPVALAKLDAQADPVIGRVVPGMAEHRDYRERLDYATQGDFVRLYR; translated from the coding sequence ATGCAGGACCGCGACCTTCTTGAGGGCGAGACGCGCGAAGTCGGCCGCCGCGTGCGTGAGCAGATTGCGCGTCGCCGAATCTCGCGCCAGGCGCTGGCCGATATGGCGAAGATCAGCCTGTCGACCCTGGAAAAGGCGCTGTCCGGCGGGCGTCCCTTCACGCTGGCGACGACGATCCGCCTGGAGGAAGCGCTGGGCGTGACGCTCCGTCCGGTAGCGCCGCCGCCGGCCGCCGCCTCCAACGACCTCGCGCCCGAAACCATGGGGGCCTATGCCCGTGCCGCGGTACGCTGGATCGAGGGCCGCTATCTGACGCTGCGGCCGAGCTTCGGCAGTCCGGGTGACATTTTCGCCTATGTCACCACGATCCGCTGGATCGACGAGGCGGGGCATCTCGGCTTTGCTGAATCGCAGCGCACTGACGCCCGGTTCGAACAGGCCGGGCACGTCTCGATGCCGAACCTGTCGGGCCATATCTATCTCGTCACCAATGTGGCGGGGCAGCACCGGCTCGTGATCCTCGGCCGCCCGACGATCGAGGGGGCATTGTACGGTGTGATGACCACGCTCCAGGTCGGCACAGGCTCGCAGCTCGTTCCGGTCGCCTGTCCTGTCGCCCTGGCGAAGCTTGATGCCCAGGCCGACCCCGTCATCGGCCGCGTCGTTCCGGGCATGGCGGAGCATCGCGACTATCGCGAGCGGCTGGACTACGCGACGCAGGGCGATTTCGTGCGGTTGTACCGATAG
- a CDS encoding cytochrome P450, whose translation MSVLSSTEVLRPGPTGLKRLLMQGVMAAMPFAFRLLRRLKPIPRFGKTYVVTLYDDVREVFATDPAFGVTYKEKLDIIMGGEPFFLGMGDTPQYRADTAAMRKVVRPADLPLLAAKVEAQAEAIVAGAGGRIEVVDMLVRRVTFDFLADYFGVPAPPGGDLRVWGTRLFEYQFVASDAPLLAEVAEIAPALRDHIQRQIEARRAAPGKVDDVLARCLKLQKAGEPGFSDAQIRTALMGFIVGGPPQPPMVVPQAMEQLLRRPDALRGAQAAARAGDVVLLAGYVREAMRFDPLAPGLPRVVLKDWTVAQGTRHQRTIPAGSTVLAAFASAMRDGRRVPDPERFDPCRLPHEYIHFGYDLHQCFGIHINNATLHLMLKPLLKRENLRRAPGAAGKLRKNGAFAESLTVEFD comes from the coding sequence ATGAGCGTGCTTTCCTCGACCGAGGTGCTACGGCCCGGCCCCACGGGCCTGAAGCGATTGCTGATGCAAGGCGTGATGGCGGCGATGCCGTTCGCTTTCCGGCTGCTGCGCCGGCTGAAGCCGATCCCCCGCTTCGGCAAGACCTATGTGGTCACTTTGTACGATGACGTGCGGGAGGTGTTCGCGACCGATCCGGCGTTCGGCGTCACCTACAAGGAAAAGCTCGACATCATCATGGGCGGGGAGCCCTTCTTCCTCGGCATGGGCGATACCCCGCAATATCGCGCCGATACCGCGGCGATGCGCAAGGTCGTCCGGCCGGCCGACCTGCCGCTGCTCGCGGCAAAGGTCGAGGCGCAGGCCGAGGCGATCGTCGCCGGCGCAGGCGGCCGGATCGAGGTGGTCGATATGCTGGTGCGGCGCGTCACCTTCGATTTCCTTGCCGACTATTTCGGCGTCCCGGCGCCCCCGGGGGGCGACCTGCGTGTCTGGGGCACGCGGTTGTTCGAATATCAGTTCGTCGCCAGCGATGCGCCGCTGCTCGCCGAGGTTGCCGAGATCGCGCCGGCCCTGCGCGACCATATCCAGCGGCAGATCGAGGCACGCCGTGCCGCGCCGGGCAAGGTGGACGATGTTCTCGCTCGTTGCCTCAAGCTGCAAAAGGCGGGTGAACCTGGTTTCAGCGATGCGCAGATCCGCACCGCACTGATGGGCTTCATCGTCGGCGGTCCGCCCCAGCCGCCGATGGTCGTGCCCCAGGCGATGGAGCAGCTGCTGCGCCGGCCCGATGCGCTGCGGGGTGCCCAGGCAGCGGCGCGCGCCGGGGATGTCGTGCTGCTCGCCGGCTATGTTCGCGAGGCGATGCGCTTCGATCCGCTCGCCCCCGGCTTGCCGCGCGTGGTGTTGAAGGACTGGACGGTTGCTCAGGGCACCAGGCATCAGCGCACCATTCCAGCTGGATCGACGGTGCTTGCCGCCTTTGCCTCCGCAATGCGCGACGGGCGTCGGGTGCCGGATCCGGAGCGTTTTGATCCGTGCCGGCTGCCGCACGAATATATTCATTTCGGCTATGACCTGCATCAATGCTTCGGTATCCACATCAACAACGCCACGCTTCACCTGATGCTGAAGCCGCTGTTGAAGCGCGAGAATCTGCGCCGCGCGCCGGGTGCTGCCGGCAAGCTGCGCAAGAACGGGGCCTTTGCTGAATCGCTGACGGTGGAGTTCGACTGA
- a CDS encoding glycosyl hydrolase 108 family protein produces the protein MKTIDAVIEQVLANEGGYVNNPNDAGGETNHGITAAIARSQGFTGPMRAMTRAFAFEIYRRRYVIAPGFDQIATVSMPVAAELVDTGVNMGPEVATAFLQRSLNGLNNGARDYPDLTIDGAVGTATLAALKAFLARRGAEGERRLLVLLNALQGERYLSLTEDRTANEAFLYGWLARAA, from the coding sequence ATGAAGACGATTGACGCAGTGATCGAACAAGTGCTGGCGAACGAGGGAGGCTATGTCAATAACCCCAACGACGCCGGCGGCGAGACGAACCACGGCATCACCGCAGCAATCGCGCGCAGCCAAGGCTTTACGGGGCCGATGCGCGCCATGACGCGGGCCTTCGCCTTCGAGATTTATCGGCGTCGTTATGTGATCGCGCCAGGCTTCGACCAGATTGCCACGGTATCAATGCCGGTTGCTGCAGAACTGGTCGATACCGGCGTGAATATGGGCCCGGAGGTCGCCACGGCTTTCCTGCAACGCTCGCTCAACGGACTCAATAACGGCGCACGGGATTATCCGGACCTTACCATCGATGGAGCGGTTGGCACGGCGACGCTCGCCGCATTGAAGGCGTTTCTTGCCAGACGCGGAGCGGAAGGCGAACGGCGACTGCTCGTGCTGCTCAACGCCCTTCAAGGTGAGCGCTATCTCTCGCTGACTGAAGACCGGACCGCCAACGAGGCCTTTCTGTATGGCTGGCTGGCGAGGGCGGCGTGA
- a CDS encoding glutaminase, translating to MASLETIVVDIAAEMADAPDRGTVADYIPGLAEVTAGKFGIAVIEADGTCHMAGDAEEPFSIQSISKVFSLTLALGAIGDRLWDRVGREPSGSAFNSIVQLETESGIPRNPFINAGAIVVADMILGAYEPVEAIGEILRFVRSLADDDSIFIDERIARAEQATGFRNIALANYMRAFGNVRNPVERTLGVYFHQCALAMSCRQLALAGRYLMAGGINPATGHSIVSTQRARRINALMMTCGHYDGSGEFAFRVGLPGKSGVGGGILAIAPGKASIAVWSPGLNPRGTSQLGALALERLVQRTGWSVFEPSDPRAGLKVNDS from the coding sequence ATGGCTTCCCTCGAAACGATCGTCGTCGATATCGCGGCCGAGATGGCGGACGCGCCGGATCGCGGCACCGTGGCCGATTATATCCCCGGCCTCGCAGAGGTCACCGCCGGCAAGTTCGGCATCGCGGTGATCGAGGCGGACGGCACCTGCCATATGGCGGGCGATGCGGAAGAACCCTTCTCGATCCAGAGCATCTCGAAAGTGTTCAGCCTGACCCTGGCGCTGGGCGCGATCGGTGACAGGCTGTGGGACAGGGTCGGGCGCGAACCATCGGGCAGCGCGTTCAACTCGATCGTCCAGCTCGAGACTGAATCCGGCATCCCGCGCAATCCCTTCATCAACGCTGGCGCGATCGTCGTCGCCGACATGATCCTTGGCGCGTACGAACCGGTCGAGGCGATCGGTGAAATCCTGCGCTTCGTCCGATCGCTGGCGGACGACGACAGCATCTTCATCGACGAACGCATCGCGCGGGCCGAGCAGGCGACTGGTTTCCGCAACATTGCGCTGGCCAATTATATGCGCGCGTTCGGCAATGTCCGCAATCCGGTCGAACGGACGCTTGGCGTCTATTTCCATCAATGCGCGCTGGCGATGAGCTGCCGCCAGCTCGCGCTTGCGGGCAGGTATCTCATGGCTGGCGGAATCAACCCGGCGACCGGCCATTCGATCGTATCGACCCAGCGCGCACGGCGCATCAACGCGCTGATGATGACCTGCGGCCACTACGACGGGTCGGGCGAGTTCGCCTTCCGTGTCGGCCTGCCGGGCAAGTCCGGCGTCGGCGGCGGTATCCTGGCGATCGCGCCCGGGAAGGCGTCGATCGCCGTGTGGTCGCCCGGTCTCAACCCGCGTGGTACATCGCAACTGGGCGCACTGGCGCTGGAGCGGCTGGTGCAACGTACCGGCTGGTCAGTGTTCGAGCCTTCCGATCCCCGGGCGGGACTGAAAGTCAATGACAGCTAA
- a CDS encoding aldo/keto reductase, whose protein sequence is MLKRRLGTQGLEVSQLGLGCMGMSQSYGSFDDAESIATVHRAIELGVTLFDTAEVYGPFINEELLGRALAGKRDRVVIATKFGFDIQRSNRTGGVDSRPEHIRAVAEASLRRLATDHIDLFYQHRVDPAVPIEDVAGTVGELIREGKVRYFGLSEAGAANIRRAHAVQPVSALQSEYSLWERGLEAEILPVLRELGIGLVPFSPLGRGFLTGTAQRAEDYPEGDFRRGDPRFQGENFTANMRAADAVRTLADAKSVKPGQIALAWLLHRGQDVVPIPGTKRRTYLEENVAAADIALGDDDLAGLDEALRPGIAAGERYGSAGMAMLDR, encoded by the coding sequence ATGTTGAAGCGACGCCTGGGAACGCAAGGGCTTGAGGTTTCCCAACTGGGCCTTGGCTGCATGGGGATGAGCCAGTCCTATGGCAGCTTCGACGACGCGGAATCGATCGCGACGGTTCACCGTGCCATCGAACTGGGCGTCACGCTTTTCGACACGGCCGAGGTCTACGGCCCCTTCATCAACGAGGAACTGCTCGGCCGGGCACTTGCGGGCAAGCGTGACAGGGTGGTGATCGCGACCAAGTTCGGCTTCGACATCCAGCGCAGCAACCGTACCGGAGGGGTCGACAGCCGGCCCGAGCATATCCGCGCCGTGGCTGAGGCGTCGCTCAGGCGCCTGGCCACCGACCATATCGACCTGTTCTATCAGCACCGCGTCGATCCCGCCGTGCCGATCGAGGATGTCGCCGGTACGGTCGGCGAGCTGATCCGCGAAGGCAAGGTGCGTTATTTCGGCCTGTCCGAGGCAGGCGCCGCGAACATCCGGCGCGCGCATGCGGTACAACCGGTCAGCGCGCTGCAAAGCGAATATTCCTTGTGGGAGCGCGGGCTTGAAGCTGAGATCCTTCCTGTTTTGCGGGAACTCGGGATCGGGCTCGTGCCGTTCAGCCCGCTCGGCCGTGGATTTCTCACCGGCACGGCGCAGCGTGCGGAAGATTATCCCGAGGGTGATTTCCGGCGCGGCGATCCGCGCTTCCAGGGCGAGAACTTCACTGCGAACATGCGCGCTGCGGACGCAGTACGCACGCTGGCCGACGCGAAAAGCGTGAAACCTGGCCAGATCGCGCTCGCCTGGCTGCTCCACCGGGGCCAGGACGTTGTCCCGATCCCCGGTACCAAACGGCGCACCTATCTGGAGGAGAATGTTGCCGCGGCTGATATCGCGCTCGGCGACGATGATCTGGCTGGGCTGGACGAAGCGCTTCGTCCGGGGATTGCCGCTGGCGAACGCTATGGCAGCGCAGGGATGGCGATGCTCGATCGCTGA
- a CDS encoding JAB domain-containing protein, which yields MAAPAAPSALRCRQILEGFLEPVAGAGAAGLSARLVEEFGSLPGVLAASGQARLRVLEGRPDLDALLGGLDAALAHIATLRFARGPVVDSWPALLDYLRLTHAFSAVEIARVLHLDGQGRLILDEEISRGTIDEATIHVREVIRRAVELHAASIVLVHNHPSGDPAPSRADVDITRRIARAGQPLGIAVHDHLIMSTSGHASMRELGLI from the coding sequence GTGGCGGCACCGGCGGCGCCTTCAGCTCTACGGTGCCGACAGATCCTGGAGGGATTCCTCGAGCCTGTAGCGGGGGCCGGCGCGGCCGGCCTGTCCGCCAGGCTGGTGGAGGAGTTCGGCTCGTTGCCCGGCGTGCTGGCGGCGAGCGGGCAGGCGCGGCTGCGCGTGCTGGAGGGCAGGCCCGATCTCGACGCACTGCTCGGCGGACTCGACGCGGCGCTGGCGCATATCGCGACGCTGCGCTTCGCGCGCGGGCCGGTGGTCGACAGTTGGCCGGCGCTGCTCGACTATCTGCGGCTCACCCATGCCTTCAGCGCGGTGGAGATCGCGCGGGTGCTTCACCTCGACGGCCAGGGCCGCCTGATCCTCGACGAGGAGATATCGCGCGGGACGATCGACGAGGCGACGATCCATGTGCGCGAGGTGATCCGCCGCGCGGTGGAGCTTCACGCCGCGTCGATCGTGCTGGTGCACAACCACCCGAGCGGGGATCCCGCGCCGAGCCGGGCGGACGTCGACATCACCCGCCGCATCGCCCGAGCGGGCCAGCCGCTGGGGATCGCGGTGCACGACCACCTGATCATGTCGACCAGCGGCCATGCGAGCATGCGGGAGCTGGGATTGATCTAG
- a CDS encoding GDSL-type esterase/lipase family protein — protein sequence MAAISPNISSEPQNGTGTQAEFPFNFSIVAATDVGVYVDGVRKTYSTHYGVTFGATSGTVTFTTPPASGTRIQLISEPDYLQTSEFADQGAYNLSTVNMINRRGAIRDLVNHDLGTRALKVPLGDPAPTLPPASELAGKVLGHDGTQFIAVPNDATSVAEAVMESQAARDIASAAARQTALDLATTTLAVAALPIRYTKSTSTTITADATLNIDTDLSVPLAANTLTRINGKIYFTTTAAADFKWRHLGPAAATRIRVQHYSIAPGDAALSNIAVDTTFSAADISITGAAGSGWIEIDALIANGPNAGSFGISWSQNTSDIGNTVVEAGSYLEAVRLPITLDVAFGDSAVAKLGGYAAPVASSGHNVVGVPGLGMGLGNCYLDTMIRGTDLSAQLFGGNYTLQIDGGTPTTIVAPAGWSFVPLFRLPEGNHRIKLKGQYFDNDLCYRIAGIAPQITRPSDVPNFYPVGTAPYSNYIAAEGITGSASLYATGNEQRYWSQPSGCGLRFAATTTSVRLWMFNGFGTGAIVLLQDGVEIASVTPTMSSNYEVVALATGLSGTHEYEVKFISVSATIYVNAILVDSLSASLHTPKQVDAYFGDSIVQGNALASQADSRLMDPYILAQATGRVSIRRGGSGAKVSTGLRDTTSQITSLTSIPTRVFCAGGVNDMITGVPIATFRSDYQTMLSLIRAGLPSAKIYARGILSVGTTIANYAQRNTYNSAILAAVTAIGDANIIFVNTDGWIDPVTDTSDGLHPNASGYAKVAAAQQLTL from the coding sequence GTGGCCGCAATCAGTCCGAACATTTCAAGCGAACCCCAGAATGGCACCGGCACACAGGCCGAGTTCCCATTCAATTTCTCGATCGTCGCAGCGACGGATGTCGGCGTTTATGTCGACGGCGTCCGCAAGACCTATTCGACACACTATGGCGTCACCTTCGGCGCCACCTCCGGCACGGTGACCTTCACCACGCCGCCAGCCAGCGGGACGCGAATCCAGCTTATCTCCGAACCGGATTATCTCCAGACCAGCGAATTCGCGGACCAGGGCGCGTACAATCTTTCGACCGTGAACATGATCAACCGGCGCGGGGCGATCCGGGATCTGGTCAACCACGATTTGGGCACGCGCGCGCTTAAGGTGCCGTTGGGCGATCCCGCGCCCACCTTACCGCCGGCCTCGGAGCTTGCAGGCAAGGTGCTCGGCCATGACGGAACGCAGTTCATCGCGGTGCCGAACGACGCAACATCTGTAGCAGAGGCCGTAATGGAGAGCCAAGCCGCGCGAGACATAGCATCGGCAGCCGCCAGACAGACAGCACTTGATCTTGCGACCACAACTCTTGCAGTTGCCGCCCTTCCCATTCGCTATACTAAGAGCACCTCAACGACGATCACGGCAGATGCGACGCTGAACATCGACACCGATCTTTCAGTGCCATTGGCCGCAAACACACTAACCCGAATCAACGGCAAGATCTATTTCACCACCACTGCGGCGGCAGATTTCAAGTGGCGCCACCTCGGCCCCGCCGCAGCCACGAGAATTCGCGTGCAGCACTATAGCATCGCTCCGGGGGACGCCGCTCTAAGTAATATCGCTGTGGATACCACTTTCAGTGCGGCGGACATCTCGATAACAGGAGCGGCCGGGTCGGGCTGGATCGAGATAGATGCACTTATCGCAAACGGGCCGAATGCCGGCAGCTTCGGCATATCCTGGTCACAGAATACGTCCGACATTGGAAACACCGTAGTCGAAGCTGGCAGCTATCTAGAGGCGGTCAGACTTCCGATAACCTTGGACGTAGCATTCGGAGACAGCGCAGTAGCCAAGCTAGGCGGATACGCTGCTCCGGTCGCCTCAAGTGGGCATAACGTGGTGGGGGTCCCCGGTTTGGGAATGGGCCTTGGGAACTGTTACCTTGATACGATGATCCGTGGCACGGACCTCTCCGCGCAACTCTTCGGAGGAAACTACACGCTTCAGATAGATGGAGGAACCCCAACCACAATTGTAGCCCCCGCAGGCTGGTCTTTCGTCCCACTCTTCCGCCTTCCCGAGGGAAATCATCGGATCAAGTTGAAGGGCCAGTACTTTGACAACGATCTTTGCTATCGTATTGCGGGGATCGCCCCTCAAATAACCCGCCCTTCGGACGTACCCAATTTCTATCCGGTGGGCACGGCCCCGTATTCAAATTATATCGCAGCCGAAGGCATAACCGGCAGCGCCTCGCTGTACGCGACTGGGAACGAGCAACGCTATTGGTCGCAGCCTAGCGGCTGCGGACTAAGGTTTGCAGCCACCACAACCTCAGTGCGCCTCTGGATGTTCAACGGCTTCGGCACAGGAGCAATCGTTCTGCTGCAGGACGGAGTGGAGATAGCCTCGGTCACTCCTACCATGTCTTCCAACTATGAGGTCGTCGCCCTTGCTACAGGCCTGTCCGGGACCCACGAGTATGAGGTCAAGTTCATCTCGGTTAGCGCCACGATCTATGTCAATGCTATCCTCGTAGACAGTCTAAGCGCTTCCTTACATACCCCCAAACAAGTGGACGCGTATTTCGGGGACTCCATCGTACAGGGAAACGCCCTCGCCTCCCAAGCAGACTCACGTCTCATGGACCCTTACATCCTCGCGCAGGCCACAGGCAGGGTTTCCATCAGGCGGGGTGGGTCAGGAGCCAAAGTCTCTACAGGCCTTCGTGATACGACCTCCCAGATAACTAGCCTAACCTCTATTCCCACCCGCGTCTTCTGCGCTGGCGGCGTCAATGACATGATTACGGGGGTCCCGATCGCCACCTTCCGGTCCGACTACCAGACCATGCTTTCCCTCATCCGTGCGGGGCTACCTTCAGCGAAGATATATGCACGAGGCATCCTTTCTGTAGGAACCACCATTGCGAACTACGCGCAGCGGAACACCTACAACAGTGCAATATTGGCGGCCGTGACTGCGATTGGGGACGCCAACATCATTTTTGTCAACACAGATGGCTGGATCGATCCAGTGACGGACACCTCCGATGGCCTCCATCCGAACGCCTCAGGTTACGCCAAGGTGGCAGCCGCTCAACAACTAACGTTGTAA